The Staphylococcus sp. KG4-3 genome has a window encoding:
- a CDS encoding response regulator produces MSNEILIVDDEDRIRRLLKLYLERESFEIHEASDGNEAYKMAVEHDYACILLDLMLPEMDGITVASRLREHKETPIIMLTAKGEETNRVEGFESGADDYIVKPFSPREVVLRVKALLRRTQVASAEQSEPHARDLIEFDHLVIDNDAHRVLADGNQVNLTPKEYELLIFLAKTPNKVFDREQLLKEVWHYEFYGDLRTVDTHVKRLREKLNRVSEDAAHMIQTVWGVGYKFEVKSNNEPT; encoded by the coding sequence ATGTCAAACGAAATACTTATCGTAGACGATGAAGACAGAATCAGAAGATTGTTAAAGTTATATCTTGAAAGAGAATCTTTTGAAATACACGAAGCAAGTGATGGTAATGAAGCATATAAAATGGCTGTAGAACATGATTATGCTTGTATCTTATTAGATTTAATGCTACCAGAAATGGATGGAATCACGGTAGCATCTCGATTAAGAGAACATAAAGAAACGCCAATTATTATGTTAACTGCTAAAGGTGAAGAAACAAACAGAGTAGAAGGTTTTGAGTCTGGTGCTGATGATTATATCGTTAAACCATTTTCACCACGTGAGGTTGTGTTACGTGTCAAAGCATTATTAAGACGTACTCAAGTTGCATCTGCTGAACAAAGTGAACCGCATGCAAGAGATTTAATTGAATTTGATCACTTAGTTATAGATAATGATGCACACAGAGTGTTAGCTGATGGCAATCAAGTGAACTTGACACCTAAAGAATATGAGCTATTAATCTTCTTAGCCAAAACACCAAATAAAGTATTTGATAGAGAACAATTATTAAAAGAAGTCTGGCATTATGAGTTCTATGGCGACTTGCGTACAGTAGACACGCACGTTAAACGTTTAAGAGAAAAGTTAAATCGAGTATCAGAAGATGCTGCTCATATGATACAAACTGTATGGGGTGTAGGATATAAATTTGAAGTCAAATCAAATAATGAACCTACTTAA
- a CDS encoding pseudouridine synthase, with the protein MNKETERLQKRIANSGYTSRRKAETLITEGKVKVNGSVVTELGTKVKNSDSIEVEGIKLEQEDKLYILFYKPAQVITSVSDDRGRKVVTDYFKEIKTRIYPVGRLDYDTSGLLLLTNDGEFTNLMTHPSYKIKKKYVVKLKGYLMREEVKALEQGIKLEDGVTQPAIVKVKNQDKDKNNTLVEITITEGRNRQVRRMFEHFGHQVSKLQRIEFGPLDLKGLNAGEGRVLTPHEVKTIRHLAEHGK; encoded by the coding sequence ATGAATAAAGAGACAGAAAGATTACAAAAACGCATAGCCAATAGTGGTTACACATCACGCCGTAAAGCAGAAACACTTATTACAGAAGGTAAAGTTAAAGTCAACGGTTCGGTTGTTACTGAATTAGGTACTAAAGTGAAAAATTCAGATAGTATAGAGGTTGAAGGTATTAAACTGGAACAAGAAGATAAGTTATACATTTTGTTTTATAAACCAGCACAAGTAATTACAAGTGTATCTGATGATAGAGGCAGAAAAGTCGTAACTGATTACTTTAAAGAAATTAAAACTAGAATCTATCCTGTTGGCCGTTTAGACTACGACACTTCAGGGTTACTTTTATTAACGAACGATGGAGAATTTACAAATTTAATGACACATCCTAGCTATAAAATAAAGAAAAAGTATGTTGTTAAATTAAAAGGTTACCTAATGAGAGAAGAAGTTAAAGCATTAGAACAAGGTATAAAATTAGAAGACGGCGTCACGCAACCAGCAATTGTTAAAGTGAAAAATCAAGATAAAGATAAAAATAATACACTTGTTGAAATTACAATTACAGAAGGTCGCAATCGTCAAGTTCGTCGTATGTTTGAACACTTCGGACACCAAGTTTCTAAACTTCAACGTATTGAATTCGGACCATTAGACTTAAAAGGATTGAATGCGGGTGAGGGTAGAGTTTTAACGCCACATGAAGTTAAAACAATTCGTCACCTTGCAGAACATGGTAAATAG
- the scpB gene encoding SMC-Scp complex subunit ScpB: MNVKGILESLLYTAGDEGLDKKQLLEILEIDEATLSEIVNTYQSDGLMIQHFGQTYVLTTKKEASEYIEKLIEQKSKMKLSQAAMESLSIIAYNQPLSRSDIEMIRGINSDGAVKTLIARGLVEAKEQADSRSQQLYTTELFLNVFGIEHLDDLPTTDEEDEEIEAFFSNLVNQKGENNE, encoded by the coding sequence TTGAACGTTAAAGGAATTCTAGAATCATTATTATACACAGCTGGTGATGAAGGACTAGACAAAAAACAATTACTTGAAATTTTAGAAATAGATGAGGCTACTTTATCAGAAATTGTTAATACATATCAATCTGATGGTTTAATGATTCAACATTTTGGACAAACTTATGTATTAACAACTAAAAAAGAAGCTTCAGAATATATCGAGAAATTAATTGAACAAAAATCAAAAATGAAGTTATCACAAGCGGCAATGGAATCTTTATCCATTATTGCCTACAATCAACCTTTATCACGAAGCGATATAGAAATGATTAGAGGTATTAATTCTGATGGTGCTGTGAAAACTTTAATTGCTAGAGGACTTGTAGAAGCAAAAGAGCAAGCTGATTCAAGAAGTCAACAACTATATACAACCGAATTATTTTTAAATGTATTTGGTATTGAGCACTTGGACGATTTACCTACGACAGATGAAGAAGATGAAGAGATAGAAGCATTCTTCAGTAATTTAGTGAACCAAAAAGGAGAAAATAATGAATAA
- a CDS encoding ScpA family protein, whose amino-acid sequence MYEVKLDAFNGPLDLLLHLIQKIEIDIYDIPMKELTEQYMQYIHAMNQLEINIASEYLVMASELLVIKSKLLLPQTNEEETLDDDPRDDLVGRLIEYQNYKEYTEILNEKKSERAYYFSKHPTDLSHLESTETWDSENTIDLTELIIAYQKVKNRVEFNTPKTVDIHKETFTIQQATTQVSERLKQHDSFNFFSLFNFTEPVEMVVTHFLAILEMSKSGIVNIEQPKSFDDINILRGVNYGIIER is encoded by the coding sequence ATGTATGAAGTAAAGTTAGATGCCTTTAATGGTCCATTAGACTTATTATTGCATCTTATTCAAAAAATTGAAATTGATATTTATGATATTCCTATGAAGGAATTAACTGAGCAGTATATGCAATATATTCATGCAATGAATCAATTAGAAATAAATATTGCAAGTGAATACTTAGTAATGGCTTCTGAATTACTTGTAATTAAAAGTAAGTTGCTATTACCACAAACAAATGAAGAAGAAACGTTAGATGACGACCCACGTGATGATTTAGTCGGTCGTTTAATAGAATATCAAAACTATAAAGAATATACAGAAATTCTAAATGAAAAGAAATCAGAACGTGCATACTATTTTTCAAAACATCCAACCGATTTATCACATTTAGAATCAACAGAAACATGGGATTCAGAAAACACAATAGATTTAACAGAATTAATCATTGCTTACCAGAAAGTAAAAAACAGAGTAGAATTTAATACACCTAAAACTGTTGATATACACAAAGAAACATTTACTATTCAGCAAGCTACAACACAAGTTTCTGAACGTTTAAAGCAGCATGATTCTTTCAATTTCTTTAGTTTGTTTAATTTTACTGAACCCGTAGAAATGGTTGTAACACATTTTCTAGCAATACTTGAAATGTCCAAATCTGGTATTGTTAACATTGAACAACCCAAAAGTTTTGATGATATCAATATTTTAAGAGGGGTAAACTATGGCATTATTGAACGTTAA
- a CDS encoding DUF309 domain-containing protein: protein MEKALKDFYFHFHTNQHYFLCHDILEEAWKDNEHFRKDDAVVSLILLATGCYHFRRANHKGAMKSFNKALNVIQGYTNDTELGIELESYKAILLELIEAAENYDNFVPIQLPLTPSMQQAILKDYPSFTMTDYTIEDSYIVNHHIERDRSEVQAARLQALRERRNAKM from the coding sequence ATGGAAAAAGCATTGAAAGATTTTTATTTTCACTTTCACACCAATCAACACTACTTTTTATGTCATGACATATTAGAAGAAGCGTGGAAAGACAACGAACACTTTCGTAAAGATGATGCAGTCGTAAGTTTAATCTTATTAGCGACAGGATGTTATCATTTTCGTCGAGCTAATCATAAAGGTGCTATGAAATCATTTAATAAAGCGCTAAATGTGATCCAAGGTTATACTAATGACACAGAATTAGGCATTGAATTAGAGTCTTATAAAGCGATACTTTTAGAATTAATAGAAGCTGCTGAAAATTACGATAATTTTGTACCAATACAACTACCGTTAACACCAAGCATGCAACAAGCTATACTAAAGGATTATCCTAGCTTTACGATGACTGATTATACTATTGAGGACAGTTATATAGTAAATCATCATATAGAAAGAGATCGGTCAGAAGTTCAAGCTGCACGTTTACAAGCACTTCGTGAAAGAAGAAATGCCAAAATGTAA
- the xerD gene encoding site-specific tyrosine recombinase XerD, whose product MDDIIEEYLKFIQLEKGLSTNTIGAYRRDLKKYKAFIELQKISHIDFVDRQAVQLCLGRLHDDGASTKSLARFISTVRSFHQFALREKYAAKDPTVLIETPKYDRKLPDVLEINEVLTLLETPDLSKNNGYRDRTMLELLYATGMRVSELIQIELEDINLIMGFVKVFGKGNKERIIPLGDAVIDYLTTYIDTVRPQLLKRTVTDVLFLNMHGKPLSRQAIWKMIKQNGVKANISKSLTPHTLRHSFATHLLENGADLRAVQEMLGHSDISTTQLYTHVSKSQIRKMYNEFHPRA is encoded by the coding sequence TTGGATGATATAATTGAAGAATACTTGAAATTTATACAATTAGAAAAAGGGTTGAGCACAAATACTATAGGTGCATATCGTAGAGATTTAAAAAAATACAAAGCTTTTATAGAACTTCAAAAAATCAGTCACATTGACTTTGTAGATAGACAAGCTGTACAACTATGCCTTGGTCGCTTACATGATGATGGAGCATCCACAAAATCATTAGCGCGTTTTATATCAACGGTTAGGAGTTTTCACCAATTTGCTTTGAGAGAAAAGTACGCAGCAAAAGACCCTACTGTGCTAATTGAAACACCTAAGTATGATCGTAAGTTGCCTGACGTATTAGAAATAAATGAAGTGCTAACATTATTAGAAACACCAGACCTTTCAAAAAATAACGGTTATAGAGACCGTACAATGTTAGAGCTTTTATATGCTACAGGTATGCGCGTTTCTGAATTAATTCAAATTGAGCTTGAAGATATCAATTTAATTATGGGCTTTGTTAAAGTGTTCGGTAAAGGAAACAAGGAGCGTATAATTCCATTAGGAGATGCGGTTATCGATTATTTGACTACATATATAGATACAGTAAGGCCACAATTATTAAAAAGAACTGTAACTGATGTATTATTTTTAAACATGCATGGTAAACCTTTATCTAGACAAGCGATATGGAAAATGATCAAACAAAACGGCGTCAAAGCAAATATTAGCAAATCTTTAACGCCACATACCCTAAGGCATTCATTTGCAACACATTTATTAGAAAATGGCGCAGACTTGCGAGCAGTTCAAGAAATGTTAGGACATTCCGATATTTCTACAACCCAACTGTATACACATGTATCAAAATCACAAATTCGTAAAATGTATAATGAATTCCATCCACGTGCATAA
- a CDS encoding Fur family transcriptional regulator: protein MEERLNRVKQQLQQSSYKLTPQREATLRVLIENEKDHLSAEDVYLKVKDKAPEIGLATVYRTLELLSELKVVDKINFGDGVARFDLRKEGAKHFHHHLVCMECGKVEEIEEDLLPQVEERVEQDFDFRILDHRLTFHGVCSNCQAQGK, encoded by the coding sequence GTGGAAGAACGTCTAAATCGCGTGAAGCAACAATTACAACAATCTTCATATAAATTAACGCCACAACGTGAAGCGACGTTACGTGTATTAATTGAAAATGAGAAAGATCATTTAAGTGCTGAAGATGTATATTTAAAAGTAAAAGACAAAGCACCTGAAATAGGTCTAGCTACTGTGTATCGTACACTTGAGTTATTATCAGAACTTAAAGTAGTTGATAAAATTAATTTTGGAGATGGCGTTGCTCGATTTGATTTGCGTAAAGAAGGCGCAAAACATTTCCACCATCATCTCGTTTGTATGGAATGTGGTAAAGTTGAAGAAATTGAAGAAGATTTATTACCTCAAGTAGAAGAACGCGTTGAACAAGATTTTGATTTTAGAATCTTAGACCACCGTTTAACATTTCATGGCGTATGTTCAAATTGCCAAGCTCAAGGTAAATAA
- a CDS encoding NUDIX hydrolase, translated as MNLYEKTIHKTSIYKGSIIDLEVHDVELPDGKTSKRELVYHNGAVAVCALTPENKVLLVKQFRKPAEKPLLEIPAGKLEINEVRSEAAKRELEEETGYIADNLELITEMYGSPGFSNEKISIYLAKDLKIGQMNLDDDEFIELEQYSLSEVKVMLKNKELEDAKTIIALQHLLLNYNDYK; from the coding sequence ATGAACCTATATGAAAAGACAATACATAAAACATCCATTTACAAAGGATCCATTATTGATTTAGAAGTACACGATGTTGAATTACCCGATGGTAAAACATCTAAACGTGAACTTGTTTATCACAATGGCGCGGTAGCAGTCTGTGCATTAACACCTGAGAATAAAGTGTTGCTTGTTAAACAATTTCGTAAGCCAGCTGAAAAACCACTATTAGAAATCCCGGCAGGTAAACTAGAAATAAATGAAGTGCGATCAGAAGCAGCTAAACGTGAACTAGAAGAAGAAACCGGCTATATTGCTGATAATTTAGAATTAATAACTGAGATGTATGGATCTCCTGGTTTTTCAAATGAAAAAATATCAATTTATTTAGCTAAAGACTTAAAAATAGGTCAAATGAATTTAGATGATGATGAATTTATTGAATTAGAACAGTATTCTTTATCAGAAGTCAAAGTCATGCTAAAAAACAAAGAACTTGAAGACGCTAAAACTATTATTGCGTTACAACACTTGCTTCTTAATTATAATGATTATAAATAA
- a CDS encoding aldo/keto reductase, which yields MQKNVLRSGIEISELGLGCMSLGTDYNEAEPIIERAIEHGITYFDTADIYDKGINEDIVGKALKKYQDRDDIVIGTKVGNHLAEDGSTFWDPSKTYIKEAVKDSLKRLGLNHLDLYQLHGGTIDDPLDETISAFDELKQEGLVRAYGISSIRPNVIDYYLKHSDIETLMSQFNLIDNRPEALLDEIHAQKVKVLARGPVFKGLLTSNSNQALDDKFAEGIFDYSYQELGETIASIKEIESNLTGLTFNYLTSHDALGSIIVGASSVDQLDENVKNYQLSRDISLEQLKAARERVKNLEYNQHLK from the coding sequence ATGCAAAAAAATGTATTAAGAAGTGGTATCGAGATTTCAGAATTAGGTTTAGGTTGTATGAGTTTAGGTACTGATTATAATGAAGCAGAACCTATTATTGAACGTGCGATAGAACATGGCATTACTTATTTTGATACAGCAGATATTTATGATAAAGGTATTAATGAAGATATCGTAGGTAAGGCATTAAAAAAATATCAAGATAGAGATGATATCGTTATAGGTACAAAAGTTGGCAATCATTTAGCTGAAGATGGTTCTACTTTCTGGGATCCATCAAAAACTTATATAAAAGAAGCTGTAAAAGACTCGCTAAAACGCTTAGGCTTAAACCATTTAGATTTATATCAATTGCACGGTGGTACTATTGATGACCCGTTAGATGAAACGATTAGTGCATTTGATGAGTTAAAACAAGAAGGTTTAGTACGTGCTTATGGAATTTCCTCCATACGTCCAAATGTAATTGATTATTATTTGAAGCATAGTGATATAGAAACGTTAATGTCGCAATTTAACTTAATTGATAATAGACCAGAAGCTTTATTGGATGAGATACATGCACAAAAGGTGAAAGTACTTGCGCGTGGACCAGTGTTCAAAGGATTATTAACTTCTAATAGTAACCAAGCTTTAGATGATAAGTTTGCTGAAGGTATTTTTGATTATAGTTATCAAGAATTAGGAGAAACGATTGCTTCTATTAAAGAAATAGAAAGTAATTTAACAGGGTTAACATTTAATTATCTTACTTCGCATGACGCCCTAGGGTCAATTATAGTTGGCGCAAGCAGCGTGGATCAATTAGATGAGAATGTAAAGAACTATCAGCTTTCAAGAGATATTAGTTTGGAACAATTAAAAGCTGCTCGTGAAAGAGTTAAAAACTTAGAGTATAACCAGCATTTGAAATAA
- a CDS encoding SDR family oxidoreductase has translation MIGKHYVLTGGTSGLGQALLEILLNKQVHVTVLARNPQKIVNKYDTSLLTVLKCDLQSQEQILNLKNQFNGKIIDGIIYSSGLGYFKSIEQHSTEEMLETYNLNIVNFNTLLTTLQPFFSHFPTIVGIGSQSAFLTQAYAAHYGASKAAFNQVLNALRIEKPNYHILTVNTGPIATPFHEKADPSLAFRQKYKSIMLDPDALAHKIIKGMLSTKQEINEPKWMHLFLRIYQIAPRFIEKHFTFLFKNKM, from the coding sequence ATGATTGGAAAGCATTATGTGTTGACTGGAGGGACAAGTGGATTAGGTCAAGCTTTATTAGAAATATTACTAAACAAACAGGTACATGTAACTGTGCTAGCACGCAATCCACAAAAAATAGTAAATAAGTATGATACTTCATTATTAACAGTCTTAAAATGTGATTTACAGTCTCAAGAACAAATTTTAAATCTCAAAAATCAATTTAATGGGAAAATAATTGATGGTATTATTTATAGTTCGGGGTTAGGTTACTTTAAATCTATAGAACAACATTCAACAGAGGAGATGCTTGAAACTTATAATTTAAATATAGTTAATTTCAATACATTATTAACTACATTACAACCATTTTTCAGTCACTTTCCTACAATCGTTGGTATTGGTAGTCAATCTGCATTTTTAACACAAGCTTATGCAGCACATTACGGGGCTAGTAAAGCAGCATTTAATCAAGTGCTAAATGCATTACGTATTGAAAAACCTAATTATCACATATTAACAGTCAACACTGGACCAATTGCCACGCCGTTTCACGAGAAAGCAGATCCGTCATTAGCCTTTAGACAAAAATATAAAAGTATAATGCTTGATCCTGATGCATTAGCTCATAAAATCATAAAAGGGATGCTTAGCACTAAACAAGAAATCAATGAACCTAAATGGATGCACTTATTTTTACGAATATATCAAATAGCGCCACGATTCATCGAAAAACATTTCACATTCCTGTTTAAAAACAAAATGTAA
- the proC gene encoding pyrroline-5-carboxylate reductase encodes MKLVFYGAGNMAHAIFTGIVNSNVIDSNDIYLTNRSNEVALKEYADELGVNYSYDDEALLKNADYVFLGTKPYDFDDLAERIKPYIVENNKFISIMAGLPISYIREKLDFNSPVARIMPNTNAHVGHSVTGISFSSNFGAKSKEEVDSLINAFGSAIEVSEDNLHQVTAITGSGPAFLYHVFEQYVTAGTRLGLEKAQVEESIRNLIIGTSKMIERSELSMEQLRKNITSKGGTTQAGLNALSQHDLESVFEECLRAAVNRSVELSNQDDE; translated from the coding sequence ATGAAACTAGTATTTTATGGTGCCGGAAATATGGCACATGCAATTTTTACAGGTATCGTTAATTCAAACGTTATTGATTCTAACGATATATATTTAACAAATCGTTCAAATGAAGTTGCTTTAAAAGAATATGCTGATGAGTTAGGCGTCAATTATAGCTATGATGATGAAGCTTTATTAAAGAATGCAGATTATGTATTTTTAGGAACAAAACCATATGATTTTGATGATTTAGCAGAAAGAATCAAACCGTATATTGTTGAAAATAATAAATTTATATCAATTATGGCAGGTTTACCAATTAGTTATATTCGTGAAAAATTAGATTTTAACAGTCCAGTTGCACGTATTATGCCAAATACGAATGCACATGTCGGTCATTCTGTAACAGGTATTAGTTTCTCTAGTAACTTTGGGGCAAAATCAAAAGAAGAAGTTGATAGTTTAATTAATGCATTCGGTTCAGCGATAGAAGTCTCTGAAGATAATTTACATCAAGTGACTGCTATTACTGGAAGCGGACCAGCATTTTTATATCATGTTTTTGAACAATATGTAACTGCTGGAACTAGACTAGGTCTTGAAAAAGCTCAAGTCGAAGAATCTATACGTAATTTAATTATTGGGACAAGTAAAATGATTGAACGCTCAGAATTAAGCATGGAACAGTTGAGAAAGAACATAACTTCTAAAGGAGGCACAACACAAGCTGGCTTAAATGCATTAAGTCAACATGACTTAGAAAGTGTCTTTGAAGAATGTTTAAGAGCAGCGGTCAACCGAAGTGTTGAATTATCAAACCAAGATGATGAATAA
- the rnz gene encoding ribonuclease Z has protein sequence MEITFFGTSAGLPTKERNTQAIALNLEPYSNSIWLFDVGEATQHQILHHSIKLGKVDHIFITHMHGDHIFGLPGLLTSRSFQGGEGKPLTVVGPKGIKAFIETTLQLSESKLNYPITYIEIEDHLSYQNNGFNVEGHMLNHGIPSFGYRIEAPYTSGKIDVAALKEIGLEPGPKYQEVKNNETFEYNGQIYTSKDFKGEATKGPVIAIFGDTMPCNNEAIIADKANVMVHESTYIEGDKSLANNYHHSHIEDVFDLIEVAQVEYSLITHLSNRYTLDEIEDISLALKSKPSTPPFTFVKDFDSWTF, from the coding sequence ATGGAAATCACATTTTTTGGTACGAGTGCTGGTCTACCAACAAAAGAACGTAACACACAAGCTATTGCTTTAAATTTGGAACCATACTCCAATAGTATCTGGTTATTTGATGTAGGTGAAGCTACACAACACCAAATCTTACATCACTCTATAAAATTAGGTAAAGTTGATCATATTTTTATTACGCATATGCATGGTGATCATATTTTTGGCTTACCCGGTTTGTTAACAAGTAGGTCTTTTCAAGGCGGCGAAGGAAAACCTTTAACTGTCGTTGGGCCAAAGGGTATAAAAGCATTTATAGAAACAACTTTGCAGTTGTCAGAATCGAAATTAAATTATCCAATTACATATATAGAAATAGAAGACCATTTATCATATCAAAATAATGGTTTTAATGTAGAAGGACATATGTTAAATCATGGTATACCGTCATTCGGTTATCGTATTGAAGCTCCTTATACATCTGGAAAAATTGATGTAGCTGCCCTTAAAGAGATAGGTCTCGAGCCAGGTCCTAAATATCAAGAAGTTAAAAATAATGAAACTTTTGAATATAATGGCCAAATTTATACTTCAAAAGACTTTAAAGGAGAAGCAACCAAAGGACCTGTTATCGCAATATTTGGTGATACTATGCCATGTAACAATGAAGCAATTATTGCAGATAAAGCAAATGTTATGGTGCATGAAAGTACATATATTGAAGGTGATAAATCTTTAGCAAATAATTATCATCACAGTCATATCGAAGACGTGTTTGACTTAATAGAAGTAGCACAAGTGGAATATAGTTTAATCACACATTTAAGCAATCGATATACTCTGGATGAAATAGAGGATATTAGTTTAGCACTTAAATCTAAACCTTCAACACCACCGTTTACTTTCGTTAAAGATTTTGATTCTTGGACATTTTAA
- the zwf gene encoding glucose-6-phosphate dehydrogenase — protein MNTKNKDIPCLITIFGATGDLSHRKLFPSLFHLYQQENLNEQVAIIGIGRRDLTNDDFRNQVKSSIQEHVKDTKHLDKFMEHVFYHKHDVSDEASYQSLLEVSNKLDSEFQLNGNRLFYLAMAPKFFGVISDYLKSSGLTDTTGFKRLVIEKPFGTDLASAEKLNEQLRRSFKEEEIYRIDHYLGKDMVQNIEVLRFANAMFEPLWNNKYISNIQVTSSEVLGVEDRGGYYESSGALKDMVQNHMLQMVALLAMEAPISLNSEDIRAEKVKALKSLRKLETEEVRHNFVRGQYDEGTIDGKKVPKYRDEDRVAEDSTTPTFVSGKLTIDNFRWAGVPFYIRTGKRMKSKTIQVVVEFKEVPMNLYYETDKKLDSNLLVINIQPNEGVSLHLNAKKNVQGIETEPVQLSYAMSAQDKMNTVDAYENLLFDCLNGDATNFTHWEELKSTWKFVDAIQEEWNQNEPEFPNYESGSNGPLESDLLLSRDGFHWWDDIH, from the coding sequence TTGAATACTAAAAATAAAGACATTCCATGCTTAATAACAATTTTTGGTGCAACTGGGGATTTGAGTCATAGAAAATTATTCCCATCATTGTTCCATTTATATCAACAAGAAAATTTAAATGAACAAGTTGCTATAATTGGTATTGGTAGAAGAGACTTAACAAATGATGATTTCCGTAATCAAGTGAAGTCATCAATACAAGAACATGTTAAAGATACAAAACATTTAGATAAATTTATGGAACACGTTTTTTATCATAAGCATGATGTTAGTGATGAAGCGAGTTATCAATCATTACTAGAAGTAAGTAATAAGCTTGATAGTGAATTCCAGCTAAATGGCAATAGACTGTTTTATTTAGCAATGGCACCTAAATTCTTCGGTGTAATTTCAGATTATTTGAAATCATCTGGATTAACAGATACAACAGGCTTCAAACGCCTTGTTATTGAAAAACCATTTGGTACGGATTTAGCATCAGCTGAAAAATTAAATGAGCAATTACGTCGTTCATTTAAAGAAGAAGAGATTTATCGTATCGATCATTACTTAGGTAAAGATATGGTACAAAATATTGAAGTATTACGTTTTGCTAATGCAATGTTTGAACCTCTATGGAACAATAAATATATTTCTAATATTCAAGTTACATCTTCAGAAGTGCTTGGTGTTGAAGACAGAGGTGGTTATTACGAATCTAGTGGTGCGCTAAAAGATATGGTACAAAACCATATGTTACAAATGGTTGCCCTACTTGCTATGGAAGCGCCGATCAGCTTAAATAGTGAAGACATCAGAGCCGAAAAAGTAAAAGCATTAAAGTCATTACGTAAACTTGAAACAGAAGAAGTACGCCATAACTTTGTCCGTGGACAATACGACGAAGGCACAATTGATGGTAAAAAAGTTCCTAAATATAGAGATGAAGATAGAGTAGCTGAAGATTCTACAACGCCTACATTTGTATCAGGGAAATTAACTATTGATAACTTTAGATGGGCTGGCGTGCCGTTCTATATTAGAACTGGTAAACGAATGAAGAGCAAAACAATTCAAGTAGTCGTTGAATTCAAGGAAGTTCCTATGAATTTATATTATGAAACAGATAAAAAATTAGATTCTAATTTACTTGTTATAAATATCCAACCTAATGAAGGCGTATCACTACATTTAAATGCAAAGAAAAATGTCCAAGGTATTGAAACTGAACCTGTTCAATTATCTTATGCTATGAGTGCACAAGATAAGATGAATACAGTAGATGCATATGAAAACTTATTATTTGATTGTTTAAATGGAGATGCTACAAACTTTACTCATTGGGAAGAATTAAAATCTACTTGGAAATTTGTAGATGCTATACAAGAAGAATGGAATCAAAACGAACCAGAATTCCCTAACTATGAATCAGGTTCAAATGGTCCGTTGGAAAGTGATTTACTATTAAGTAGAGATGGTTTCCATTGGTGGGACGATATTCATTAA